One window of the Bacillaceae bacterium S4-13-56 genome contains the following:
- a CDS encoding ribose-phosphate diphosphokinase: MSHRYEDQSLKVFSLNSNPSLAKEIAERIGVELGKCSVSHFSDGEIQINIEESIRGCDVYVVQSTSAPVNQHIMELLIMIDALKRASAKSINIVIPYYGYARQDRKARAREPITSKLVANLIETAGATRVIMLDLHAPQIQGFFDIPNDHLLGVPILSDYFQGKNMEEIVIVSPDHGGVTRARKMADRLKAPIAIIDKRRPKPNVAEVMNIVGNIEGKTAIIIDDIIDTAGTITLAANALVENGATEVYAACTHPVLSGPAIERINNSKIKELVITNTIPLPEEKQSDKITVLSVAPLISEAIIRVHERQSISILFD, encoded by the coding sequence ATGTCTCATCGGTATGAAGATCAATCCTTAAAAGTATTTTCTTTGAATTCAAATCCATCTCTAGCTAAAGAAATTGCAGAGCGCATAGGTGTAGAATTGGGAAAATGTTCTGTTTCTCATTTCAGTGACGGAGAAATCCAAATTAATATTGAGGAAAGTATTCGTGGTTGTGATGTTTATGTAGTTCAATCTACTAGTGCTCCAGTAAATCAGCATATTATGGAACTTTTAATTATGATCGATGCTTTGAAGAGAGCATCTGCAAAATCGATTAACATTGTTATCCCTTATTATGGCTATGCTCGACAGGATAGAAAAGCTAGAGCGCGAGAGCCAATTACATCTAAGCTTGTAGCTAATTTAATTGAAACAGCAGGAGCTACTCGAGTCATTATGTTAGATCTTCATGCTCCACAAATTCAAGGGTTCTTTGATATTCCTAATGACCATTTGTTAGGAGTACCTATTTTATCGGATTATTTTCAAGGAAAGAATATGGAGGAAATCGTTATTGTCTCTCCTGACCATGGTGGAGTAACTAGAGCTAGAAAAATGGCGGATCGATTAAAAGCACCAATTGCTATTATTGATAAACGTCGTCCTAAACCAAATGTAGCAGAAGTGATGAACATTGTAGGAAATATCGAAGGAAAAACAGCTATTATTATTGATGATATCATTGATACAGCTGGTACTATTACTCTTGCAGCTAATGCCTTAGTGGAAAACGGGGCTACTGAGGTTTATGCGGCTTGCACACATCCAGTGCTATCGGGACCTGCCATAGAACGGATCAATAATTCCAAAATTAAAGAACTAGTGATTACGAACACGATTCCATTGCCAGAGGAAAAGCAGAGTGATAAAATCACAGTTCTTTCAGTTGCACCTCTCATTAGTG